GCGCTCGACGGCGGCGACGGCGATCTCGCCCGCGAGGTCGTCGAGGGCGACGCCGAAATCAACCGGCGATATCTCGACCTCGAACGCGACTGCATCGACCTGCTGGCGCTCCAACAACCCGTCGCGGGCGACCTGCGCTTTATCGCGGCGTCGTTCAAGATCCTCACCGATCTCGAACGGATCGCCGACCTCGCCGCCAATCTCGCCGGCTACGCGCTCGATCTCGACCGCGAGACGTACCCCGACGTTGATCTCCAGCGCGTCGGCGCGCTGACAGTCGAGATGGTCGAGGACGCCATGGCAGCCTACGCCGACGACGATGTCGAGGCGTGCCGGGCGATCGCGGAGCGAGACGACGAGGTCGACGCGCGCTGTGAGCGCGCTAGCCAGCGCATCGTCCGGGATCTCCTCGAACGCGAGTTCGACGCCGGCGACACCGACGATCTGCTCGGCGATGTCTCGGCGTTCTTGCTGACGATCCGTGATCTCGAACGCGTCGGCGACCACGCCGTCAACGTCGCTGCACGAACGCTGTACGCAGTCGAAAACGACGACGAACTGATCTACTGAACTCCGACAGATGACAGCTACTACGCCATGACGACGAACGGAACCAACGAGCCGATCGAGCGAAAGGTCCAGCTCACCGGCGGTTCGACGTACACTATCTCCTTGCCGAAGGAGTGGGCGACCGACAACGGCGTCGAAACCGGGACACCGCTGGACATCTACGCGGCCGACGACCGGATCGTCGCCGCGCGAAAGTCCGGTGCGGAGGGCCGTACCGTCGAGATCGACGCGGGCGACTGTACGCCCGACGCGCTGGGCGATACGGTGTTGACGGCCTATGTCGCGGGCTACGACGAGATCGTTCTCACCAGCCCGATCGAGTTCGACGCCGAGCGTCGGCGTGCCGTCCGCGCTGCGGTGACCCGCCTCGTCGGCGTCGAGATCCAGTCCCAGACGCCGACTCGTATCGAGATCCGGAGCCTGCTCGACGGCGCCGAGGTGTCGCTGCGCCAGACGGTCGTCCAGATGCGCCTGACCGCCCTGACGATGCACGAGGACGCCGTCCGCGCAGTCGTCGAGGGCGACGCCGATCTCGCCCGGCGCGTGATCGACCAAGACGACGACGTGGATCGGCTGTTCGGACTGGTGAGCCGCCAGTTCCACCGCGGGCTGGCCGACTTCCGGGCCGCGGTCGCGTTCGACGTCGATCGGCTCGACGCCTTCGCGTACTACCGTATCGCCCGCCAGCTAGAGCGCATCGCCGACCACGCCGAGAAGATCGCTGGCGTCGCCGAGCGCCGGTCGGAGGCGCCCCCGGCGGATCTGGGCGACGAACTGACCGACCTCGGCGAGCGCGCCCGCGAGATCGTCCGGACGGCGCTGGACGAACAACTCGACGACCCCTCGCTGTCGGGCCTGCAGGACGCCGACGCGCGCCGGGACGCCGTCCTCGACGACGCCTCGGGGATCGACCGGCGCCTCTACGACGGCGATGTCGAGGAGGCGCACCTGCTGGCGACGGTGCTCGACAGCGTTCGGCGGACCGCCGAGTACGGCGCCAACGTCGCCGAGATGGGACTCCAGTCCGCGCTACGCACCACCGACACCGAGGGCGCCGACGAGGACGCCCTGTCGAGTTGAGCGCCACCGAGGACGCCCTGTCGACCGACACGCTCCCCGCTGTGCCCTCCCCACTGTCTTCTTCCTACTCCCCGATCGAGACCACCAGCACCGTCCGTTCGGCGTCCTCGACGACGCGCTCGGTGACGCTGCCGAGGTTCTCTAACCGGTCCCGCCCGGTCCGGCCGTGGGTGCCGATGGCGATCAGATCGGCATCGTTCTCCTCGGCGTAGGACAGGATCTCCTTGTGGGGCGTCCCGTCGGCGATCGCCGTCGTGAACTCGACGCCGGCGTCGTCCAGTCGCTCCTCGACGCGCTCGATGGCGTCCTCGGCTTGCCCGCGTAGCGTGGCCATCACGTCGTCGCGCTCCTCGTCCTCGGCGGCGAGGTAGACCCGTCGGTCGATCACCGAGAGCGCGTGCAGCCGGGCGTCGTGATTGTCGGCGATCTCGATGGCGTGGTCCAGCGTCTGTTCGGTCCCGTCGCTCCCGTCGGTCGGCACCAGAATGTCGTCGTACATCGTCTCGCCCCGTATGGTTTGTCAGCCCGTGGCATAAACCCCATGCCGTCGCGGGGCACGGCGGCAGAGTGCCCCGACCACCGTCGGCGGGCGCTCGCCTCGCTCCTATGGACCAAGCAACTTTGTCCCCGGCCACGTACCCCACGCCATGCGAGTCGCACTTCTGGCGCACGAGCGATTCCCCGACGACGCCAAGACCGCGCTCGGCATCCTCCGGTACGCCGAGCACGACGTGGCCGCGGTGCTGGATCGAGATACCGCCGGGACGCGGGTCAACGAGCACGTTCCAGACGTGCAGGACGCACCGATCGTCTCGGATATCGACGCCGTCGACGCGCCGATCGACGCGCTGATCGTCGGCGTCGCCCCGATCGGCGGCGGCTTCGAACCGTCGTGGCGTCCCGACGTAGTCGGCGCTCTCGAACGCGGCTGTGACGTAATCGCCGGCCTGCACTACTTCCTCGCCGAGGACGAGGAGTTCGCCCGACTGGCCGACGAGAACGACTGCGAACTCCGGGACGTGCGCAAACCGCCTGAGGATCTCACGGTCAGCGAGGGCCGGGCCGGCGAGGTCGACGCCGAAGTGATCCTCACCGTCGGCACCGACTGCAACACCGGCAAGATGACGACGACGATGGAACTGGCCCGCGCCGCCGCCGAAGCCGGCCACGACGCCGCCGTCGTGCCGACGGGCCAGACCGGCATCATGATCGAGGGGTGGGGCGTCCCGATCGACCGGACGATCTCGGATTTCACCGCCGGCGCCGTCGAGCGAATGATCCTCGAAGCCGGCGACGACCACGACTACCTCTTCGTCGAGGGGCAGGGTAGCATCGTCCACCCGGCCTACTCGGCGGTGACCTGTGGCATCCTCCACGGCGCGATGGCCGACAGACTGGTGCTCTGTCACGAGGCCGGCCGCGAGGCGATCCACGGCTACGAGGACTTTCCCCTGCCGCCGATCGAGACCTACGTCGACCGGTACGAGAATCTCGCCGCGCCCGTCCACGAAACCGAAGTCGCCGCCGGCGCGCTCAACACCTCGGCGTACGACGAGCCGGCGGCGCTCGACGCCGTCGACGAGTTTGCCGACGCCATCGACGCGCCCGCCGCCGACCCGATCCGACAGGGCGTCGACGACTTACTGGAGGTCCTGCTGTGACGCTCGACGCCGACTTCGAGACGCTCTCGCTCGACACGGAACGTCCATTCACGATCGCCCGCGGGACGACCGAAACCGTCGAGTACCCGCTCGTCAGGATCAGCGACGGCGAGGGCAACGAGGGGATCGGCGGCGCGGCGCCGGCCCGCCACTACGGCGAGACCGCCGAGACGGTGGCGGCCGTCCTCCCCGATCTGCTCGACGCCGTCGCGGAAGTCGGCGATCCCCACGCGCTCGCCCGGATCGAGCGCAGGCTCGCCGAGGTCGTCCAGCGGAACCCCGCCGCCCGCGGCGCCGTCAGCGTCGCGCTCCACGATCTCGCGGCCAAGCGCGCCGGGCTCCCGTTGTACCGGCTGTGGGGACTCGACCCCGACCGGGCGCCCGAGACCTCCTACACCGTCGGCCTCGACGACGTGGAGACGATGGCCAACCACGCCCGCGAGGCGGTCGATCGGGGCTTCTCGACGCTGAAAGTCAAACTCGGAACCGACCGGGACCGCGAGATCGTCCGAACGATCCGCTCGGCCGCGCCCGACGCCGCCCTGCGGGTCGACGCCAACGAGGCGTGGTCCCGCGCCGAGGCCGTTCGGATGGCCGAGTTTCTGGCGGACTTCGGCGTCGAACTGCTCGAACAGCCCGTCCCGGCCGACGAGCCCGACGCCCTGCGCCGGGTCTACGAGGCCTCGCCGCTCCCGATCGCGGCCGACGAGAGCTGTATTCGACTGCCGGACGTGCCCGCCGTCGCCGACCGCGCCGACGTGATCGTCATCAAGCTCTCGAAGTGCGCGAGCCTGCGCGAGGCACGGCGGATGATCCACGCCGCCGAGGCCAACGGGCTCGACGCCATGCTGGGCTGTATGGTCGAGGCCAACCCCTCGATCGCTGCGATGGCCCACCTCGCCCCGCTGGCGACGTACGCCGATCTCGACGGCTCGCTGCTCCTTGACGATGACCCCTTCGACGGCGTCCCGATGCCCGACGGCGAGATCGACCTCGCGGCTCTCGACAGTCCCGGCACCGGCGTCCGCGAGCGATGAGCTGCCGCGGATCAGCCAGCCCTCAGCCCCGGCCGCGGCTGTCGCTACCCAAACCGTAACGGCGGTCCCGCCCGTCGAACCCGCGTATGCAACGGCGACGACTCGGCGACACCGGCTGGAACGTGACGGAGATCGGACTCGGAACGTGGAACGTCGGCTCGGACTGGGGCGACGTGTCCGAGGAGGAAGGCCGCGCCGCGATCCGCGCGGCGCTCGACGAGGGCGTCGACTTCGTCGACACGGCCGACGTGTACGGCGACGGCCGCAGCGAACGGCTCATCCGCGAGGTGCTGGCCGAGCACGACGCCGAGCCGACGGTCGCAACGAAGGCCGGACGCCGCCTCGATCCCCACGTCGCGGCGGACTACGACCGCGAGCACATCGAGCAGTTCGTCGACCGGAGCCGCGAGAACCTCGGCGTCGAGACGCTGGATCTGCTGCAACTGCACTGCCCGCCGACCGACGCCTACTACCAGCCCGAGACGTTCGACGCGCTGGCCGACCTCGCCGACGCCGGCAAGATCGACCAGTACGGCGTCAGCGTCGAGCGCGTCGAGGAGGCGCTCAAGGCCATCGAGTATCCGGGCGTCGAGACGATCCAGATCATCTTCAACCCGTTCCGCCAGCGCCCCGCGGAACTGTTCTTCGAGGAGGCCAAACGCCGCGACATCGGCGTCATCGTGCGCGTCCCGCTCGCCTCGGGCCTGCTGACGGGCAAACTCGACCGTGACACCGAGTTCGCCGAGGACGACCACCGCAACTACAACCGCGACGGCGACGCCTTCGACGTCGGCGAGACGTTCGCGGGCGTCCCCTACGATGTCGGCCTCGACGCCGTCGAGAAACTCCGCCCGCTCGTGCCCGAGGAGATGACGATGGCCCAGTTCACGCTCCGCTGGATTCTCGATCACGACGCCGTCTCGACTGTGATCCCCGGCTCGACCGATCCCGAACACGTCGCTCAGAACGTCGCGGCCGCCGGCTTCGACTCCCTGTCGCACGAAACTCACGGCGCGGTCCGCGACATCTACGACGCCCACGTCCGCGAGCACGTCCACCAGCGCTGGTGAGTCGTCCGTAATTTCTCCCTTGCTAGCGCCGGTCGACGCGTTCGGGCACCGGGCGTGCCGATGCCCGCCGGCCGCCGCTGTCCGCCAGCACTCGCTCGGCGAGCGCGCCGACCGACACTCGTTCCTCGCGCCCGGTTTCGAGCACCCTGACCGGGAGCGTCTCCCCACCTGCTTCGCGGTCCCCGGCGACAGCGACATAGGGCACCCGCTCCCGATCCGCGCGGTCGAGACGTTCGCCGACGGTCGCCTCCCGGGCGTCGATGTCAGCTCGCACGTCCGCCGATCGCAACTCGTCGGCGGCGTCCTCGCAGACGCCGACGTGGCGGTCGTCGATCGGCACCAGCCGAACCTGTGTCGGTGCCAACCAGACCGGCAGTCCGACGCGTTCGGACGCCGTCGCGCGGACCGCGAGCGCGGCGATCGTCCCCTCCACGTCACCGACCGGCGCGGCGTGGACCAGCACCGGTGGCTCCTCATTCACCTCCGCTTCGATGCCAAAGCGCGTCGGCGTCGCGGTGTCGAGTTCGACGCTTCCGAACTGCCGATCACGGCCGTCCTCGCGCGCGGCGACGAACGACAGCCGCGCCGCCCAGTACCGGGCGTCGTCGGGAACCGTCTCGACGCGCACCTCGCCGTCGAGACCGGCGTCGAGTTGGTCGGCGAACTGGGGGTGCTCGCGCTCGAACGACTCGGTAAGCTGTAGCTCCCCCGAAGCGGTCGAATCGAGCGCAGCCGTCGCGTCTGCGGCGACGCCCGCGAGCGTCTGGAACGACTCGATCGCTCCCGCCTCGTCCGGGAACCGGCCGTGGTACTCCGGGCGAACTCGTTGGCCGAACGGCTCCGGTCCGACGTTGGCAGCCACCGCCGGTGACCAGCGGACGGTCTCGGAAAACTCGGATGGCCCACCGTCGGCATCCGCGAGGGACGACAGGACGCCGCCGTGGAGGCCCGGCCGGAGCAGTTGGTCGTCGTCTGCCGGGCCGACGATCGCATCGGTCACGGCGGCGTCGTCTTGTCGATCAGCAGCCGAAACGTCACCCCGCCGGTCGGCGGCCGCGTGGACGCCGATGTCGGGCGTCGACACAGTGGCGGCGCCGGCATCTGCGAGCACTTTGGCGGCGTGCCGTTCGATCGCCGTTCGGAGGAACTGTCCTCTGGGATGCCAGCGAACGACTCGTTCGTTGGTCGCGGGATCGGCTGTCGCCAGCCCGAGCGTCGAGAGCGCGTCGACCGTCTCGGCGTCGCCGTGGCGGCCCCGGCCATCTCCCCGCTGGGGCACTACGCGCCGAGATTGCTCGGCGAAGGGATGGCCCTTGCGCTTGCACTCGATTGCAAGCCGCCAGCCGACGGGCGCCCGAAGCAGCTCTCGGTCGCCGTCGAGCGCGCTTTCGACGGCCGCCAGCGCCGCCGCGGCGACCGCTGCCGGCGCGGGGTCGTCGAGTAGTCCCTCTTTCGGGAGCACCGCGATGGCGTCTGTGCCCAGTTTGTCGGCAATAGCATCAATCTCCGTGGCGGCCGCCTTCGCGGCGGCGTCGATGTCGGCCCGATCTTCCCGCTCGACGCCGACGAAGGCGACGACGCACTCACCCAGTTCGCCCGCCGTCGGCGCTGTGGCCGGGCTCTCGGCGTCCCCGAGGCCGGCCGGGTTTTCGGCGTTCCCGGGGCCGGCCGGCTGGACGGCCTCGTAGGCGACGCGATCGGCGTGGACGGCGAGCAATCGCATAGCTGGTCCTCTCGTCGGACGGCAAAAAATCGCACGGAGCGGCGGCTTTCCGGGCTCGGGCTAGTGGAACTCAGGAGCTCTGGTCGCGGTCCTTGAGGTCACTCAGCTCGGATTCGATCTCCTCGTCGGAGATGTCGGCGCCGCCCTCGCTTTCGGACAGTTCGGCCTCTAGATCGGTCGGTGCGTCCTCGACCTCGGGACCGCCATCGGTGCTGGATTCGGACTCCTTGTCCATGTCGGCTTTCAGCGTCTCCAGTTCGGCGTCGACCTGCCCCTGCGTGGTGACGTCTTCGAGTTCGCGTTCGAGGTCGCTCTTATCCGAAAGCTGGTCTTCGAGGACGCCTTCCTCCTGCAGTTCGTCGAGTGCGGCCGAGCGGGCCTCCAGTTCCTCGGTGTTTTCCTCTGCGCGCTCGATTGCGCGATTGACGTCTTGGAACTGGTCGCCGGCGCCCGTCACGGCCTCGGAGACGCGCGCGCTGGCCTCGGCGGCCTCGTGGCGCGCCTTGATCGTCTCCTTTTTCGTCCGGAACTCCTCGATGCGCTGCTGGAGCGTCTCCTTTTGCTCCGCCAACTGGTCTTGGGTCTGCTGGAGTTCGGCGATCTGACCCTCCAACTCCTCGATCTGGGTCATCTTCGTCTTCTTTTTCTCCAGCGCCTGCCGGGCCAGATCCTCCCGATCCTGCGAGACGGCCTGCCGGGCCTGCTCGTTGTGTTTCTCGACGTTTTCTTCGAGCCGGCGCTTTTGCATCTCCAGACGCTTTTTCTGGGTCGTCAGGTCTGCGATCCCCTTTTTCACGTCCTGCAGCTCGTCGCGCAACTGCTCGTAGGAGTAATCGAGCGTCTCAGAGGGGTCTTCGGCCCTGTTGAGAACTGCGTTGATCTTCGATCGGATGACGTACGAGGCGCGCGAGAGTACTCCCATACAAACAGTTGAAGACCCGGCGAGTAAAAACACCACCGACAATATTGGCCGTTGTCACGATCTGCACGATGTCACGACCAGTGCTCCTCCCCGGGACGCGAGACGCACGGGGTCGACTCGACGAGGCCGGCGGCGACGCCGCCGTGGTCGCGTGTCCGCCCCATCCACAACACGGCGGCAGCCGCGCCGATCCGCGGCTTCGAGCCGTCTCGGACGCCCTCGTCGAGCGCGGCATCGACTGCTTGCGCTTCGACTACGGCCCGTGGGACGAGGGCGTCGGCGAGCGCACCGACGCCAGCGCCGCCGTCGACTGGGCCGCCGACCGCTACGACGCCGTCGGCCTGTTCGGCTACAGCTTCGGCGCCGCCATCGCGCTGGCGACGGCCGCAGCCCCGAGTTCCGCCCCTGCCGACGCCCCGCCTCACGACGGCGTCGACGCGCTCTCGGCGCTCGCCCCGCCGGCTTCACTCGGCGACGATCTCGACGCCGTCGCGGCGCTCGACCGCATCGAGTGTCCGGTCCAGATCGTCGCCGGCGAGCGCGACGACACCGTCGACTGGGCGCCGGTCGCTGCGCGTGCGGCCGAACTGGGTCACGCGGTCGACCGCCGGGCCGCCGATCACTTCTTCGTCGGCCGGTACGACGAGATCGCCCGCCGCGTCGCGGCGTTTCTGGCGCCGCGGCTCGACGCCTGAGTCAGGCGTCTGCGTCGGGATGGTCTTCGGCCGCGTGCTCGATCCCGGTCACCTCGATGCGTGTCCCCCCAGCATCACCCTCTCCGACCGAGACTGACCACCCGTGAGCGTCGGCGATCTCCTCGACGATCGCCAGCCCGAACCCGGTGCCGTCCTCGCGTGTGGTGTAGGCCGGCTCGAAGACGTGCTCGCGCTCCCCGCACGGGATTCCGGGGCCGTCGTCGACCACTGCGAATCCGCCCGCCGAATTCGCCTGACGATCGCTGCCCGCGGCTTGCCCATCGAGTATCTCGACCGCGACTGCGGTGCCGTCGCCGCCGTGTTCCACTGCGTTCGAGAGCAGGCTCTCCAGTAGCTGTCGAAGCTGTGCCCTGTCAGCTCGGATGACGGCGTCGCCGTCCGGCCGTTCGAGCGTGGCTTCGGGCGTCCCGACGACTTCCCACGCCTGCTCGGCGAGCGCGGCCAGCGACACCGACTCGGGGTCGATCTCACCCCGCCCGTATCTGGAGAGCGCGAGTACGTCGTCGACGATGTCGCTCGCTCTCTCGATCGCGTCCGTGATCGCCGAGAGATGCTCGTCGACGGCCGCGCCGTCCGGGTCCTCCGCTTGCTCCAGCGAGCGCAGGTGATCGCGTGCGGCCGTCAGCGGCGTTCGGATATCGTGCGTCACGACATCGGCAAACTCCTCTAACCGTTCGGTCTTTCGGCGCAACTCTCGCTGGGTGCGTTTGCGCTCTGTGATCTCCCGCGTGACGCCGACCAGTCCCGTCACCTCGCCGCCGTCACGGAGTGGTACCTTCGAGGTGAGATTCCACTGTTCCAGCAACGGCAAGTGCTCCTCTTTGTCCAGCACCGACGCGCCGTTTTGTATCACCTGCAGGTCGTCTTCGTAGGCTTGTCTGGCGTGTTTATCGGCCACTTCGTCGATCTCCAGATCCGTCTTGCCGACGTAGGCCTCGCTCCGGTCGAGATGTTCGCTCACCCGCTGGTGGACGGCGTCGCCGTCTTTGACGTACAGGTGGACCGGGATACGTTCGAAGATAGCGTCGAGCAGTGCGGCGTCGCGCTGGGCCTGTGCCACTGAGTCCGTCGCGGCGGTCGTCGACGCCGTCCCGTCCTCGGCGTCGATCCGCCGGTCGGTCACGTCGACGACGAACCCCTCCAGCACCGACGAGTCGTCTCGGCTCACGGTCATTCGGTCGCGGACGCGCCGGGACGTGCCGTCCGTCCGGCGGATTCGGTAGGTCTCCTCGACGCATTCGCCGGGCGCTGCCCCCGCGACGGCGTCCCGAAGCGCGGCCCTGTCGTCGGGAGCGACCGCGTCGAGCCAGCCCCGGTCGGCCAGCGTGTCGGCCGCACAGCCTGTCAGCGCCTCGACCTCGTCGCTGGCATCGAGAAGCGTCTGCTCGCCCGCCCGCTGTCGTCGGTAGGTGATGCCGTCGGTCGACTCGACGACCGAGTCGAGCACCGTCTCGACGGGGGCGTCGGTCATTCTCGCTCCTCCGTTGCGGTTTGGTCAGTGGTATCTGTGTTTGGTTCTTCGACGCCGGTAATCTCGAACCGGGCGCCCCCGTACTCCTCGCTGCCGTCGCCGGGCTGGCCGCCGCCGACCGAGATCGACCAGCCGTGAGCGTCGACCACTTCCTCGACGATGCCGAGCCCGAGTCCGGCGCCCGACTCGCTGGTCGTGTACGCGGTCTCGAAGATCTGCTCGCGTTTCTCGGCCGGGATGCCCGGGCCGTCGTCGACGACGGCGACTCCCGTCGGCAGCAACTCGACTGCGATCAACGGTCCGTCGTCGCGGGCCGGTGCCGATTTTCGGGCAGGAGGTTGTGAGCTCGACGCTGTCCCGTGCTCGACGGCGTTCTTGAACAGGTTCTCCAGCAGCCGCGAGAGCTGCGATCGGTCGGCAAGTATTTCGCGATCCTCGTCCGGTAGCGACAGTGTCGCTGTCCCCGTCGCCACGCTTCGCCAAGCGCTCTGTGCGACGCCGCACATCGAGACTGGTTCGAGATCGAGCGCCAACTCTCGTCGGGAGAGTGCGAGCACGTCGTCGACGATGTCGTCGGCGCGTCCGAGTGCGTCGGCCACCTCGATGAGATACTCCTCGCGATCGTCGGCGTCGCGCGCGAGTTCGGCGTACCCCATGGCGACCGAGAGCGGGTTCTGGATGTCGTGGCTCACGATGTCGGCAAACTCCTCCAGCCGCTCGGTCTTTCGGTGTAGCTCCTGTTGAGCGCGCTTGCGTTCGGTAATCCGTCGCGTGACGCCGATCAGTCCCGTCACCTCGCCATCGGCGTCTCGAATCGGCACCTTCGAGGTGAGATTCCAGTGGTCGATCTTCGGGAGATACTCCTCTTCGTCGATGACCGGCTCGCCGGTCTCGATCACCTGCATATCGGTCTCGGTCGCCCGCCGTCCGTGCTCGTCGTCCACGAACTCGAGGTCGGCGTCGCGCTTGCCGATCAGTTCGTCCGAGCGCTCGAGAAAGTCGCTGACTTTCCGGTGGCGTCCCGCCGTATCTTTGACGTAGATGTGGACGGGGACCGCCTCGAGGATGTCTGCCAGCAGCTCGGCGTCGGCTCGGTCGTGGGCGATGCCCTCGGTCGCGTCGAGGACGATTCCGTCGATCGTCGCCCCGTCGTCGGCGATCGTCAGCCGATCGGTTACCCAGCGCTCCTCGCCGCCCTCACATTGGATCCGGTAGGTCGCCTCGGCCTCTTCGCCCGGAGTCGCGTCCTCGATGGTCGCGCGAAGCCCCGCCCGGTCGTCAGGGTGAACGAGATCGAGCCACCCCCGCTCGTCGCCATCGAGCGCGTCGGCGCCGTAGCCCGTCAGCGACTCGATGCCGTCAGTCGCTGCCGCGATCGGCTGGTCGCCGTCGGCGTCCCGCCGGTACACCGTCCCCGGCATCGCGGC
The Natronoarchaeum philippinense DNA segment above includes these coding regions:
- the phoU gene encoding phosphate signaling complex protein PhoU, which translates into the protein MPREEYRQQLDALRENVCDLSALVLDRLRQALTALDGGDGDLAREVVEGDAEINRRYLDLERDCIDLLALQQPVAGDLRFIAASFKILTDLERIADLAANLAGYALDLDRETYPDVDLQRVGALTVEMVEDAMAAYADDDVEACRAIAERDDEVDARCERASQRIVRDLLEREFDAGDTDDLLGDVSAFLLTIRDLERVGDHAVNVAARTLYAVENDDELIY
- a CDS encoding phosphate uptake regulator PhoU, whose protein sequence is MTTNGTNEPIERKVQLTGGSTYTISLPKEWATDNGVETGTPLDIYAADDRIVAARKSGAEGRTVEIDAGDCTPDALGDTVLTAYVAGYDEIVLTSPIEFDAERRRAVRAAVTRLVGVEIQSQTPTRIEIRSLLDGAEVSLRQTVVQMRLTALTMHEDAVRAVVEGDADLARRVIDQDDDVDRLFGLVSRQFHRGLADFRAAVAFDVDRLDAFAYYRIARQLERIADHAEKIAGVAERRSEAPPADLGDELTDLGERAREIVRTALDEQLDDPSLSGLQDADARRDAVLDDASGIDRRLYDGDVEEAHLLATVLDSVRRTAEYGANVAEMGLQSALRTTDTEGADEDALSS
- a CDS encoding universal stress protein; this translates as MYDDILVPTDGSDGTEQTLDHAIEIADNHDARLHALSVIDRRVYLAAEDEERDDVMATLRGQAEDAIERVEERLDDAGVEFTTAIADGTPHKEILSYAEENDADLIAIGTHGRTGRDRLENLGSVTERVVEDAERTVLVVSIGE
- a CDS encoding DUF1611 domain-containing protein; amino-acid sequence: MRVALLAHERFPDDAKTALGILRYAEHDVAAVLDRDTAGTRVNEHVPDVQDAPIVSDIDAVDAPIDALIVGVAPIGGGFEPSWRPDVVGALERGCDVIAGLHYFLAEDEEFARLADENDCELRDVRKPPEDLTVSEGRAGEVDAEVILTVGTDCNTGKMTTTMELARAAAEAGHDAAVVPTGQTGIMIEGWGVPIDRTISDFTAGAVERMILEAGDDHDYLFVEGQGSIVHPAYSAVTCGILHGAMADRLVLCHEAGREAIHGYEDFPLPPIETYVDRYENLAAPVHETEVAAGALNTSAYDEPAALDAVDEFADAIDAPAADPIRQGVDDLLEVLL
- a CDS encoding dipeptide epimerase, translated to MTLDADFETLSLDTERPFTIARGTTETVEYPLVRISDGEGNEGIGGAAPARHYGETAETVAAVLPDLLDAVAEVGDPHALARIERRLAEVVQRNPAARGAVSVALHDLAAKRAGLPLYRLWGLDPDRAPETSYTVGLDDVETMANHAREAVDRGFSTLKVKLGTDRDREIVRTIRSAAPDAALRVDANEAWSRAEAVRMAEFLADFGVELLEQPVPADEPDALRRVYEASPLPIAADESCIRLPDVPAVADRADVIVIKLSKCASLREARRMIHAAEANGLDAMLGCMVEANPSIAAMAHLAPLATYADLDGSLLLDDDPFDGVPMPDGEIDLAALDSPGTGVRER
- a CDS encoding aldo/keto reductase yields the protein MQRRRLGDTGWNVTEIGLGTWNVGSDWGDVSEEEGRAAIRAALDEGVDFVDTADVYGDGRSERLIREVLAEHDAEPTVATKAGRRLDPHVAADYDREHIEQFVDRSRENLGVETLDLLQLHCPPTDAYYQPETFDALADLADAGKIDQYGVSVERVEEALKAIEYPGVETIQIIFNPFRQRPAELFFEEAKRRDIGVIVRVPLASGLLTGKLDRDTEFAEDDHRNYNRDGDAFDVGETFAGVPYDVGLDAVEKLRPLVPEEMTMAQFTLRWILDHDAVSTVIPGSTDPEHVAQNVAAAGFDSLSHETHGAVRDIYDAHVREHVHQRW
- a CDS encoding threonyl-tRNA synthetase editing domain-containing protein, whose product is MRLLAVHADRVAYEAVQPAGPGNAENPAGLGDAESPATAPTAGELGECVVAFVGVEREDRADIDAAAKAAATEIDAIADKLGTDAIAVLPKEGLLDDPAPAAVAAAALAAVESALDGDRELLRAPVGWRLAIECKRKGHPFAEQSRRVVPQRGDGRGRHGDAETVDALSTLGLATADPATNERVVRWHPRGQFLRTAIERHAAKVLADAGAATVSTPDIGVHAAADRRGDVSAADRQDDAAVTDAIVGPADDDQLLRPGLHGGVLSSLADADGGPSEFSETVRWSPAVAANVGPEPFGQRVRPEYHGRFPDEAGAIESFQTLAGVAADATAALDSTASGELQLTESFEREHPQFADQLDAGLDGEVRVETVPDDARYWAARLSFVAAREDGRDRQFGSVELDTATPTRFGIEAEVNEEPPVLVHAAPVGDVEGTIAALAVRATASERVGLPVWLAPTQVRLVPIDDRHVGVCEDAADELRSADVRADIDAREATVGERLDRADRERVPYVAVAGDREAGGETLPVRVLETGREERVSVGALAERVLADSGGRRASARPVPERVDRR
- a CDS encoding PspA/IM30 family protein, coding for MGVLSRASYVIRSKINAVLNRAEDPSETLDYSYEQLRDELQDVKKGIADLTTQKKRLEMQKRRLEENVEKHNEQARQAVSQDREDLARQALEKKKTKMTQIEELEGQIAELQQTQDQLAEQKETLQQRIEEFRTKKETIKARHEAAEASARVSEAVTGAGDQFQDVNRAIERAEENTEELEARSAALDELQEEGVLEDQLSDKSDLERELEDVTTQGQVDAELETLKADMDKESESSTDGGPEVEDAPTDLEAELSESEGGADISDEEIESELSDLKDRDQSS
- a CDS encoding alpha/beta hydrolase, with protein sequence MSRPVLLPGTRDARGRLDEAGGDAAVVACPPHPQHGGSRADPRLRAVSDALVERGIDCLRFDYGPWDEGVGERTDASAAVDWAADRYDAVGLFGYSFGAAIALATAAAPSSAPADAPPHDGVDALSALAPPASLGDDLDAVAALDRIECPVQIVAGERDDTVDWAPVAARAAELGHAVDRRAADHFFVGRYDEIARRVAAFLAPRLDA
- a CDS encoding PAS domain-containing sensor histidine kinase, with amino-acid sequence MTDAPVETVLDSVVESTDGITYRRQRAGEQTLLDASDEVEALTGCAADTLADRGWLDAVAPDDRAALRDAVAGAAPGECVEETYRIRRTDGTSRRVRDRMTVSRDDSSVLEGFVVDVTDRRIDAEDGTASTTAATDSVAQAQRDAALLDAIFERIPVHLYVKDGDAVHQRVSEHLDRSEAYVGKTDLEIDEVADKHARQAYEDDLQVIQNGASVLDKEEHLPLLEQWNLTSKVPLRDGGEVTGLVGVTREITERKRTQRELRRKTERLEEFADVVTHDIRTPLTAARDHLRSLEQAEDPDGAAVDEHLSAITDAIERASDIVDDVLALSRYGRGEIDPESVSLAALAEQAWEVVGTPEATLERPDGDAVIRADRAQLRQLLESLLSNAVEHGGDGTAVAVEILDGQAAGSDRQANSAGGFAVVDDGPGIPCGEREHVFEPAYTTREDGTGFGLAIVEEIADAHGWSVSVGEGDAGGTRIEVTGIEHAAEDHPDADA